From Pseudomonas sp. G.S.17, the proteins below share one genomic window:
- a CDS encoding DUF1652 domain-containing protein gives MNKVTFPNACQLMRWYFHPVGFEATMDAPSSMVARLFDRASGETVIAIAGLPCATVMNATEVELIIEAIEAELESFRPSRVLNAS, from the coding sequence ATGAACAAAGTCACGTTCCCCAACGCTTGCCAGCTGATGCGCTGGTACTTCCACCCGGTCGGTTTCGAAGCCACCATGGATGCCCCCAGCAGCATGGTTGCCCGACTTTTCGATCGGGCCAGCGGCGAAACCGTCATTGCCATCGCAGGCCTGCCTTGCGCAACGGTGATGAATGCGACGGAGGTGGAACTGATTATCGAGGCGATCGAGGCGGAACTGGAGTCGTTCCGCCCATCCAGAGTGTTGAACGCGTCCTGA
- a CDS encoding UvrD-helicase domain-containing protein, protein MPDTDLHPHAELELTPAEHLPFFKRLIARLLGKSLTRLGSQHSPSWSQGHADGYLNGHLQGVDEGYAEGHLDGIEQGRQVLVIRDTRPSEHRGPKVDDHLFDDWRLPLSAELRKAIKTDVALKLPPHAQPSAAQWKMIFSDTPSTYVIAGAGAGKSTSLVLRVLVLSHYLGFELDSMTVVTFTRESRKDFVNKLIEIFGFWGHDLSQKQARELVRTFHSRILPLVRSLPGFEQLTAFENLGSQSTVGIEEGADSNPFDLRINDAQRQQLNLCYRDLYASNERFREVMAPLYRQALQLKELERDHPDVQKRVTVTELSAKRDEELCDTIEDLWIRAKAWPIKGIEPMRQTVEINGFGFHLHGYIAELDAWVVLGFDPSEDQQLKRPGAKLPVWAEWVIKRTLFQAFCRKPLIWLESYEAGGRVLQSLSGAAVAGPGFDYKVKGELGAAPLLDSFVAAASFIENLALDVPAAVAEMSFANDDPDRYFFEALSLFWKAFETHLLAQTPPVMTYNRMFALFGENAPENLKVVGDAQLRPLSHLMIDEFQDVSPQIVSWVRASLREIRRRGPALHIGRTARHASLLCVGDDWQSIYGWRGSSPKFFMEFPKEFSSPATTKVMLSENYRSHQHIIDAAEHIVRAAPAIAGKKARACGAAQELLPVTVLNREDQVLEERLMEHYQDGDSILLLYRKSSEKASLSKGLQALINADYAQSSEKRRFKQLTYHSAKGLQADAVFLLGDCQHLTHSPYKNQLYRLAGLGNAGDTDAFDNAQKDEVMRLAYVAITRAVRHCYWFIDGSVKEGANVTKASDRIDAGKAFFEDLRHKT, encoded by the coding sequence GTGCCGGACACCGATCTTCATCCTCATGCCGAGCTGGAACTGACCCCAGCGGAGCATCTGCCTTTCTTCAAACGCCTGATTGCCCGGCTGCTGGGCAAATCCTTGACACGATTGGGCTCGCAACACAGCCCCTCATGGTCCCAGGGACACGCCGACGGTTATCTGAATGGCCATTTGCAAGGCGTTGATGAGGGTTATGCCGAAGGGCATCTCGACGGGATTGAGCAAGGTCGGCAGGTGCTGGTAATCCGCGACACGCGCCCCAGCGAACATCGCGGGCCGAAAGTAGATGATCATCTGTTCGACGATTGGCGCCTGCCGCTGAGCGCCGAATTGAGGAAAGCCATCAAGACCGATGTGGCTCTCAAGCTGCCGCCCCATGCGCAGCCCAGTGCGGCGCAATGGAAGATGATTTTCAGCGACACCCCGTCAACCTACGTGATCGCTGGTGCAGGTGCGGGAAAATCCACTTCGCTGGTATTGCGCGTGCTGGTCCTTAGTCATTATCTGGGATTCGAGCTGGACTCGATGACCGTCGTGACCTTCACCCGCGAGTCGCGCAAGGACTTCGTCAACAAGCTGATCGAGATTTTCGGCTTCTGGGGCCATGACCTGAGTCAGAAGCAGGCGCGCGAGCTGGTACGCACCTTTCATTCGCGGATCTTGCCACTGGTGCGCAGCCTGCCAGGTTTTGAACAGCTGACGGCGTTCGAAAACCTTGGCAGCCAGTCAACCGTGGGCATAGAGGAGGGCGCCGACAGCAACCCTTTCGATTTGCGCATCAATGACGCGCAACGTCAGCAACTCAACTTGTGTTATCGCGACCTGTACGCCAGCAACGAGCGGTTCCGCGAGGTCATGGCGCCGCTGTATCGCCAGGCGTTGCAGCTCAAGGAGCTCGAGCGCGACCATCCGGATGTGCAGAAACGTGTCACCGTCACCGAGTTGTCGGCCAAGCGTGATGAAGAATTGTGCGACACCATTGAAGACCTGTGGATTCGCGCCAAGGCATGGCCGATCAAAGGCATCGAGCCCATGCGCCAGACGGTGGAGATCAACGGTTTCGGTTTTCACCTGCACGGGTATATCGCCGAACTGGACGCCTGGGTGGTTCTGGGCTTCGATCCATCGGAAGACCAGCAGCTGAAACGTCCGGGGGCGAAATTGCCGGTTTGGGCTGAGTGGGTCATCAAGCGCACCCTGTTTCAAGCTTTCTGCCGCAAACCATTGATATGGCTGGAAAGCTATGAGGCCGGCGGCCGGGTTCTACAGTCCCTGTCCGGCGCTGCTGTGGCCGGGCCAGGCTTTGATTACAAGGTCAAAGGCGAGCTTGGCGCTGCGCCACTGCTGGACAGTTTCGTGGCCGCGGCAAGTTTTATCGAAAACCTGGCGCTCGACGTCCCGGCTGCCGTGGCCGAAATGAGCTTTGCCAACGACGACCCGGATCGATATTTCTTCGAAGCGTTGAGTCTGTTCTGGAAAGCCTTCGAAACTCATCTGCTGGCGCAGACGCCGCCGGTCATGACCTATAACCGGATGTTCGCCCTGTTTGGCGAGAACGCCCCGGAAAACCTGAAAGTTGTGGGTGATGCGCAGCTCAGGCCACTGTCGCACTTGATGATCGATGAATTTCAGGACGTGTCGCCGCAAATCGTTTCGTGGGTCCGGGCGAGTCTTCGGGAAATTCGTCGGCGAGGTCCGGCGTTGCACATCGGGCGTACGGCCCGGCACGCTTCGTTGCTGTGTGTCGGCGACGACTGGCAATCGATCTACGGCTGGCGCGGCAGCTCACCCAAGTTCTTCATGGAGTTCCCCAAGGAATTTTCCTCGCCGGCAACCACCAAGGTCATGCTCAGCGAAAACTATCGTAGCCATCAGCACATCATCGACGCTGCCGAACATATCGTCCGCGCCGCGCCGGCCATCGCCGGCAAAAAAGCCCGCGCCTGCGGAGCCGCTCAGGAGTTGCTGCCGGTCACTGTGCTGAATCGTGAGGATCAGGTGCTTGAAGAACGGCTGATGGAGCATTACCAGGACGGCGATTCGATTTTATTGCTGTACCGTAAAAGCAGTGAAAAAGCCTCTTTGTCCAAAGGCTTACAAGCGCTTATTAATGCAGACTATGCGCAATCATCCGAGAAGCGACGCTTCAAACAATTGACCTATCACAGCGCCAAGGGGCTGCAGGCTGACGCGGTATTCCTGCTGGGCGATTGCCAGCATCTGACCCATTCGCCTTACAAGAACCAGCTGTATCGTCTGGCCGGGCTGGGTAATGCCGGCGATACAGATGCATTCGACAACGCGCAAAAAGACGAGGTGATGCGTCTGGCCTATGTCGCGATTACGCGCGCCGTTCGGCACTGCTATTGGTTTATCGATGGCAGCGTGAAAGAGGGCGCGAACGTGACCAAAGCGTCGGATCGAATCGACGCTGGCAAAGCATTTTTCGAGGATTTGCGTCACAAAACCTGA
- a CDS encoding D-glycerate dehydrogenase translates to MKKHVVLYKQLSSPLMERLQAHAEVTFIEDPKRDDLARLRAALPYAQGLLGASIKLDAALLDLAPQLEAISTVSVGVDNYDLEDLDRRGIALCNTPDVLTETTADTGFALIMATARRVVELANMVRNGEWKQNIGSAHFGSDVHGKTLGIIGMGRIGEALAQRGHFGFGMPVLYHSHSPKPAVEARFDAGYRSLEALLREADFVCLTVPLTAETEGLIGKEQLALMRPESILINIARGKVVDEQALIEALQSGQLRAAGLDVFEREPLASDSPLLGLNNVVATPHMGSATHETREAMASCAVDNLISALKGQRPANLVNSKGWETRR, encoded by the coding sequence ATGAAAAAGCATGTCGTTCTCTACAAGCAACTGTCTTCCCCACTCATGGAGCGTTTGCAGGCCCACGCTGAAGTCACGTTTATCGAGGATCCCAAGCGTGATGATCTCGCCCGACTGCGCGCGGCCTTGCCTTACGCGCAGGGTCTTCTGGGCGCGAGCATCAAACTGGATGCCGCTTTGCTGGACCTTGCGCCGCAACTGGAGGCGATCTCCACTGTTTCCGTGGGCGTGGACAATTACGACCTCGAGGATCTGGACCGTCGGGGCATTGCGCTGTGCAACACCCCGGATGTTCTGACTGAAACCACCGCCGATACAGGCTTTGCCCTGATCATGGCCACGGCGCGGCGGGTGGTCGAACTGGCCAATATGGTGCGCAACGGTGAATGGAAGCAGAACATCGGCTCCGCGCATTTCGGCAGTGACGTGCATGGCAAGACGTTAGGCATCATCGGCATGGGCCGGATCGGTGAGGCACTGGCCCAGCGCGGCCATTTCGGTTTTGGCATGCCGGTGCTGTATCACAGTCACTCGCCAAAACCGGCTGTGGAAGCCCGTTTCGATGCGGGCTATCGCAGCCTTGAGGCGTTGTTGCGCGAAGCCGACTTTGTTTGCCTGACGGTGCCGTTGACCGCTGAAACCGAGGGATTGATCGGCAAGGAGCAACTGGCGCTGATGCGCCCGGAAAGCATTCTGATCAATATCGCCCGGGGCAAGGTGGTCGACGAGCAGGCGCTCATCGAGGCGCTGCAGAGCGGCCAGCTACGCGCGGCGGGGCTCGATGTGTTCGAGCGCGAACCACTGGCCAGCGATTCGCCATTGCTCGGGCTGAACAATGTCGTGGCGACGCCGCACATGGGCTCGGCAACCCATGAAACCCGCGAGGCCATGGCCAGTTGCGCAGTGGACAATCTCATCAGTGCGCTCAAGGGCCAGAGGCCGGCGAATCTGGTTAATTCGAAAGGTTGGGAGACACGGCGCTAA
- a CDS encoding pirin family protein yields the protein MLQLRPFNTLGGANHGWLDAHHHFSFADYYDPKRMNWGQLRVWNDDVIEAGTGFPKHSHRDMEIITYVREGAITHEDNLGNKGRTEAGDVQVMSAGTGIAHSEYNMESTATRIFQIWIMPNETGAAPAWGAKPFPKGDREGFVTLASGKSGDDVSLSIRADARLVAANLKAGETAEYRLDAGRRAYLVPATGSIEVNGVHAVARDGIAVEDEQVLRVTAIEDSEIVLVDVA from the coding sequence ATGCTGCAATTACGACCTTTCAACACTTTGGGCGGCGCCAACCACGGCTGGCTGGACGCGCACCACCACTTCTCGTTCGCAGACTACTACGACCCGAAACGCATGAACTGGGGTCAGCTGCGGGTCTGGAACGACGATGTGATCGAAGCCGGCACCGGATTCCCGAAACACTCGCACCGCGACATGGAAATCATCACCTACGTTCGTGAAGGCGCGATTACCCATGAAGACAATCTGGGCAACAAGGGCCGTACCGAAGCAGGCGATGTACAGGTAATGAGTGCTGGCACCGGGATTGCCCACAGCGAATACAACATGGAATCCACCGCAACCAGGATATTCCAGATCTGGATCATGCCCAACGAAACCGGCGCGGCACCTGCATGGGGCGCCAAACCCTTTCCAAAAGGTGATCGTGAAGGCTTTGTGACCCTGGCCAGTGGCAAGAGTGGCGATGACGTCAGCCTGAGCATTCGCGCCGATGCACGTCTGGTAGCGGCCAACCTGAAAGCCGGTGAAACCGCGGAATATCGTCTGGACGCAGGTCGCCGTGCGTATCTGGTGCCGGCAACCGGCAGCATCGAAGTCAACGGCGTGCACGCAGTGGCCCGCGACGGCATCGCAGTTGAAGATGAGCAAGTGCTGCGCGTCACCGCCATCGAGGACAGTGAAATCGTGCTGGTAGACGTCGCGTAA